Proteins encoded by one window of Streptomyces clavuligerus:
- a CDS encoding TldD/PmbA family protein, translated as MPHDIDQTFLALPLRALADAALARARALGADHADFRFERVRSASWRLRDAKPAGSSDTTDLGYAVRVVHGGAWGFASGVDLTMDAAARVAGQAVAMARLSAKVIAAAGSDERVELADEPVHADRTWVSSYRINPFDVADEEKSALLAEWSAGLLAADGVAHVDASLLTVQENKFYADTAGTVTTQQRVRLHPELTAVAVDETTGEFDSMRTLAPPAGRGWEYLTGTGWDWAGELERIPQLLAEKMRAPSVEAGLYDLVVDPSNLWLTIHESIGHATELDRALGYEAAYAGTSFATFDKLGTLEYGSPVMNVTGDRTAEHGLATIGYDDEGVEAQSWDLVKDGVLVGYQLDRRIARLTDLGRSNGCAYADSPAHVPVQRMANVSLQPAPGGLSTEDLIGGVERGIYVVGDRSWSIDMQRYNFQFTGQRFFRIENGRLAGQLRDVAYQATTTEFWGSMEQVGGPQTYVLGGAFNCGKAQPGQVAAVSHGCPSALFRGVNILNTTQEAGR; from the coding sequence GTGCCCCATGACATCGATCAGACATTCCTCGCGCTGCCGTTGCGCGCACTCGCCGACGCCGCGCTGGCCCGGGCCCGGGCGCTCGGCGCCGACCACGCCGACTTCCGGTTCGAACGGGTGCGCAGCGCGTCCTGGCGGCTGCGGGACGCCAAGCCCGCGGGGTCCTCGGACACCACGGACCTCGGTTACGCGGTACGGGTCGTGCACGGCGGGGCGTGGGGCTTCGCGTCCGGTGTCGATCTGACCATGGACGCGGCGGCCCGGGTCGCGGGCCAGGCCGTCGCCATGGCCAGGCTCTCCGCGAAGGTGATCGCCGCGGCGGGCTCCGACGAGCGGGTGGAGCTGGCGGACGAGCCCGTGCACGCGGACCGGACCTGGGTCTCCTCGTACCGGATCAACCCGTTCGACGTGGCCGACGAGGAGAAGTCCGCGCTGCTCGCCGAGTGGAGCGCGGGGCTGCTGGCGGCGGACGGGGTCGCGCATGTGGACGCCTCGCTGCTGACGGTGCAGGAGAACAAGTTCTACGCCGACACGGCGGGGACCGTCACCACCCAGCAGCGGGTGCGGCTGCATCCGGAGCTGACCGCGGTGGCGGTGGACGAGACGACGGGCGAGTTCGACTCCATGCGCACGCTGGCGCCGCCCGCGGGCCGGGGCTGGGAGTATCTGACCGGCACCGGCTGGGACTGGGCGGGCGAGCTGGAGCGGATTCCGCAGCTGCTGGCCGAGAAGATGCGCGCGCCGAGTGTGGAGGCGGGCCTCTACGACCTGGTGGTGGACCCGTCGAACCTCTGGCTCACCATCCATGAGTCGATCGGCCACGCCACGGAGCTGGACCGGGCGCTGGGCTACGAGGCGGCGTACGCGGGCACCTCGTTCGCCACGTTCGACAAGCTGGGGACGTTGGAGTACGGCTCCCCGGTGATGAATGTGACCGGGGACCGCACCGCCGAGCACGGTCTCGCGACGATCGGCTACGACGACGAGGGGGTCGAGGCGCAGTCCTGGGACCTGGTGAAGGACGGGGTGCTGGTCGGCTATCAGCTCGACCGGCGGATCGCGCGGCTGACGGATCTGGGCCGGTCGAACGGGTGCGCCTACGCGGACTCCCCCGCCCATGTGCCGGTGCAGCGGATGGCGAACGTCTCGCTCCAGCCGGCTCCCGGGGGGCTGTCGACGGAGGATCTGATCGGCGGTGTCGAGCGCGGGATCTATGTGGTCGGGGACCGTTCCTGGTCCATCGACATGCAGCGGTACAACTTCCAGTTCACCGGGCAGCGGTTCTTCCGGATCGAGAACGGGCGGCTGGCGGGCCAGCTCCGGGATGTGGCCTACCAGGCGACGACGACGGAGTTCTGGGGCTCGATGGAGCAGGTGGGCGGCCCGCAGACCTATGTCCTGGGCGGCGCGTTCAACTGCGGCAAGGCCCAGCCGGGCCAGGTCGCGGCGGTCTCGCACGGCTGCCCGTCCGCGCTCTTCCGGGGCGTGAACATCCTCAACACGACGCAGGAGGCGGGTCGATGA
- the fabG gene encoding 3-oxoacyl-[acyl-carrier-protein] reductase: protein MSRSVLVTGGNRGIGLAIARAFADAGDKVAVTYRSGEPPAGFLAVRCDITDAEQVEQAYKEIEETHGPVEVLVANAGVTRDQLLMRMSEEDFVSVLDTNLTGTFRVVKRANRGMLRAKKGRVVLISSVVGLLGSAGQANYAASKAGLVGFARSLARELGSRNITFNVVAPGFVDTDMTKVLSDEQRAGIVSQVPLGRYAQPEEIAATVRFLASDDASYITGAVIPVDGGLGMGH from the coding sequence TTGAGCCGCTCGGTTCTCGTCACCGGAGGAAACCGGGGCATCGGCCTCGCCATCGCCCGCGCGTTCGCCGACGCCGGCGACAAGGTCGCCGTCACCTACCGCTCCGGTGAGCCCCCCGCGGGCTTCCTCGCCGTACGGTGCGACATCACCGACGCCGAGCAGGTGGAGCAGGCGTACAAGGAGATCGAGGAGACGCACGGCCCGGTGGAGGTGCTGGTCGCCAACGCCGGTGTCACCCGCGACCAGTTGCTGATGCGCATGTCCGAGGAGGACTTCGTCTCCGTCCTCGACACCAACCTCACCGGCACCTTCCGCGTCGTCAAGCGGGCCAACCGCGGGATGCTGCGCGCCAAGAAGGGCCGTGTCGTCCTGATCTCCTCCGTCGTGGGCCTGCTGGGCTCGGCGGGCCAGGCCAACTACGCGGCCTCCAAGGCGGGTCTGGTCGGCTTCGCCCGGTCCCTCGCCCGTGAACTCGGCTCACGGAACATCACCTTCAATGTCGTCGCGCCCGGCTTTGTCGACACCGATATGACCAAGGTGCTCAGCGACGAGCAGCGCGCCGGGATCGTCTCCCAGGTGCCGCTCGGCCGCTATGCGCAGCCGGAGGAGATCGCCGCCACCGTGCGCTTCCTCGCCTCCGACGACGCCTCGTACATCACTGGAGCCGTCATTCCCGTTGACGGCGGATTGGGCATGGGTCACTGA
- the fabI gene encoding enoyl-ACP reductase FabI, translating into MSGILAGKRILITGVITDASIAFHAAKVAQEEGAEVILTGFGRLSLVERIAKRLPKPAPVIELDVTNQEHLDTLADRIREHSSDDTGLDGIVHSIAFGPQGAFTFLKAEWEDVSTAVHVSAYSYKSLATACLPLMEERGGSIVGLTFDAQLAWPKYDWMGVAKAALESTNRYLARDLGPKGIRCNLISAGPLKSMAAKSIPGFEDLSDVWNHRAPIGWDQSDPEPTGRGVVGLLSDFFPRTTGEIVHVDGGVHMMGS; encoded by the coding sequence ATGAGCGGAATCCTCGCCGGCAAGCGCATTCTGATCACGGGCGTCATCACCGACGCGTCCATCGCGTTCCACGCCGCCAAGGTGGCGCAGGAGGAGGGCGCCGAGGTCATCCTCACCGGCTTCGGCCGGCTCTCCCTCGTCGAGCGGATCGCCAAGCGGCTGCCGAAGCCCGCGCCCGTCATCGAGCTGGACGTCACCAACCAGGAGCATCTGGACACGCTCGCGGACCGTATCCGGGAGCACTCCAGCGACGACACCGGCCTCGACGGCATCGTCCACTCGATCGCCTTCGGCCCCCAGGGCGCCTTCACCTTCCTGAAGGCGGAGTGGGAGGACGTGTCGACCGCGGTGCATGTCTCCGCGTACTCGTACAAGTCGCTCGCGACGGCCTGTCTGCCGCTGATGGAGGAGCGCGGCGGCTCGATCGTCGGGCTCACCTTCGACGCCCAGCTCGCCTGGCCGAAGTACGACTGGATGGGCGTGGCCAAGGCCGCGCTGGAGAGCACCAACCGCTATCTGGCGCGCGACCTCGGCCCGAAGGGCATCCGCTGCAACCTGATCTCGGCGGGGCCGCTGAAGTCGATGGCCGCCAAGTCCATCCCCGGCTTCGAGGACCTGTCGGACGTGTGGAACCACCGCGCCCCGATCGGCTGGGACCAGTCCGACCCGGAGCCCACGGGCCGCGGTGTGGTCGGCCTGCTCTCCGACTTCTTCCCGCGGACGACCGGTGAGATCGTCCATGTGGACGGCGGCGTCCACATGATGGGCAGCTGA
- a CDS encoding FadR/GntR family transcriptional regulator: MPLTSPRRSGLTDQVIAQLRNQITAGAWPVGSRIPTEPELVEQLGVARNTVREAVRALAHNGLLDIRQGSGTYVRATSELAGVMHRRFADAAPRDVAEVRSTLESSAARLAAERRTERDLRQLDTLLARREESWATGDAERFVAADAAFHQAVVAASHNEVLIELYADLGDLLREWLRGDVGGELRPEHHMDHARLVAAIRAGDGDTAATEAAGYPFACPRGRLSGAGRDDEAEGARDDAKDTGGPDGTGEDAAEPGSG; the protein is encoded by the coding sequence ATGCCGCTGACCTCCCCCCGCCGTTCGGGGCTGACCGATCAGGTGATCGCCCAGCTCAGGAATCAGATCACCGCGGGCGCATGGCCCGTGGGCTCACGCATCCCGACCGAACCGGAGCTGGTGGAGCAGCTCGGTGTGGCACGGAACACGGTCCGTGAGGCGGTCCGCGCCCTCGCCCACAACGGTCTGCTCGACATCCGCCAGGGCTCCGGCACCTATGTAAGGGCCACCAGTGAGCTGGCCGGGGTGATGCACCGGCGCTTCGCGGACGCCGCTCCCCGCGATGTGGCCGAGGTCCGCTCCACCCTGGAGTCCTCCGCCGCCCGGCTCGCGGCCGAGCGGCGCACGGAACGGGATCTGCGCCAGCTCGACACGCTGCTCGCACGGCGGGAGGAGTCCTGGGCGACAGGCGACGCGGAGCGGTTCGTCGCCGCCGACGCGGCCTTCCACCAGGCCGTGGTGGCGGCTTCGCACAACGAGGTGCTGATCGAGCTGTACGCGGACCTCGGCGATCTGCTGCGTGAGTGGCTGCGGGGCGACGTGGGCGGCGAGCTGCGCCCGGAGCACCACATGGACCACGCGCGGCTGGTGGCGGCGATCCGCGCGGGGGACGGGGACACCGCGGCGACGGAGGCGGCGGGCTACCCGTTCGCCTGTCCGCGCGGACGGCTGTCCGGGGCCGGGAGGGACGACGAGGCGGAGGGCGCGAGGGACGACGCAAAGGACACAGGGGGCCCGGACGGCACGGGCGAGGACGCGGCGGAGCCCGGCAGCGGCTGA
- a CDS encoding CynX/NimT family MFS transporter, with protein sequence MGSMPSEIRPEIRPGASAPGPIRTGGDRSGARSGDGDGADTGGRSGPLAYPPRQRPSRRLASRFASRAAAGPGGWTTRLVLAGIVLAALNLRPAITSLGALLEEVRDGLHMSGTVAGLLTSVPPLCFAVFGLAAPRLARRFGPAAVVLGGMAAVTAGLALRPFAGGTAGFLAASALALMGIAVGNVLMPVIVKRYFPDRVGPMTGLYSMALALGTSLAAAVTVPVTDALGGGWRLGLGVWALLATVAVLPWLALLLRDRTPTSAPAPAPVPVQRAGDGPADGAPAAPSVVRSPTAWALACFFGLQATGAYITMGWMPQIFRDAGVPATTAGVLLAVTMAMGVPLAFVIPRLAARLRNQGPIVVVLGLAGLTGYAGLALAPAAGAWLWAVLLGISNCAFPLALTMIGMRSRSSAGVVRLSAFAQSTGYLISIPGPLLVGVLYQHSGGWGLPVGLMAGLLVPQIVCGVLAGRDRTIEDESGMRH encoded by the coding sequence ATGGGCTCCATGCCTTCCGAGATACGGCCCGAGATACGGCCCGGCGCGTCGGCCCCGGGCCCCATCCGCACCGGCGGCGACCGCTCCGGTGCCCGCTCCGGCGACGGCGACGGCGCCGACACCGGTGGCCGCTCCGGACCGCTCGCGTACCCGCCCCGGCAGCGCCCGTCCCGGCGGCTCGCGTCCCGGTTCGCGTCCCGCGCGGCGGCGGGGCCGGGCGGCTGGACCACCCGTCTCGTCCTCGCGGGCATCGTCCTGGCCGCGCTCAACCTCCGCCCGGCCATCACCAGCCTCGGCGCCCTGCTGGAGGAGGTCCGCGACGGCCTCCACATGAGCGGGACCGTCGCCGGACTCCTCACCTCCGTCCCCCCGCTCTGCTTCGCCGTCTTCGGACTCGCCGCGCCCCGGCTCGCCCGCCGCTTCGGCCCCGCCGCCGTCGTCCTCGGCGGCATGGCCGCCGTCACCGCGGGACTGGCCCTGCGCCCCTTCGCCGGGGGCACCGCCGGATTCCTCGCCGCCAGCGCGCTCGCCCTGATGGGCATCGCCGTCGGCAACGTCCTGATGCCCGTGATCGTCAAGCGGTACTTCCCCGACCGTGTCGGCCCGATGACCGGGCTCTACTCCATGGCCCTGGCGCTCGGCACCTCCCTCGCCGCCGCCGTGACCGTGCCCGTCACCGACGCCCTGGGCGGCGGCTGGCGGCTCGGCCTCGGGGTGTGGGCGCTGCTCGCCACCGTCGCCGTGCTGCCGTGGCTGGCGCTGCTCCTCCGCGACCGGACCCCGACGTCGGCCCCCGCTCCCGCTCCCGTCCCCGTTCAGCGGGCCGGGGACGGACCCGCGGACGGCGCCCCGGCCGCGCCGAGCGTGGTCCGCAGCCCCACCGCCTGGGCGCTCGCCTGCTTCTTCGGCCTCCAGGCCACCGGCGCGTACATCACCATGGGCTGGATGCCGCAGATCTTCCGTGACGCCGGGGTCCCGGCCACCACGGCCGGGGTGCTGCTCGCGGTGACGATGGCCATGGGCGTGCCGCTCGCCTTCGTCATCCCCCGGCTGGCCGCCCGGCTGCGGAACCAGGGCCCCATCGTCGTCGTCCTCGGGCTGGCCGGGCTCACCGGTTACGCGGGACTCGCGCTCGCCCCGGCGGCGGGAGCCTGGCTCTGGGCGGTGCTGCTGGGCATCTCCAACTGCGCCTTCCCGCTCGCGCTCACCATGATCGGCATGCGGTCGCGCAGCAGCGCCGGAGTGGTGCGGCTCTCGGCCTTCGCCCAGTCCACCGGCTATCTGATCTCCATTCCCGGGCCGCTGCTGGTGGGCGTCCTCTATCAGCACAGCGGCGGCTGGGGGCTGCCGGTGGGCCTCATGGCCGGGCTGCTCGTCCCGCAGATCGTCTGCGGGGTCCTCGCGGGCCGGGACCGGACGATCGAGGACGAGAGCGGGATGCGACACTGA
- a CDS encoding SGM_5486 family transporter-associated protein, translated as MPLLDPHPQNGQKKLLLIFGIMIGFFVVVGIIATIASPS; from the coding sequence ATGCCCCTGCTCGACCCGCACCCCCAGAACGGCCAGAAGAAGCTTCTGCTCATCTTCGGCATCATGATCGGCTTCTTTGTCGTGGTCGGGATCATCGCGACCATCGCCTCACCCTCCTGA
- a CDS encoding SixA phosphatase family protein: MSVATPSGGTASGPSHARRIVLLRHAKADWSDTSDHDRPLAERGRKDAPAVGRMLARSGFSFDQALCSTASRTRETWKLAVSELPQRPRTVYEDRLYEASLGEIIALLNETPDDVRELLVIGHNPGVHGTADALAGEVEGDLLARMSRSGFPTSAFAVIEFTGSWKAVEHGVGRLTGFWTPHD; this comes from the coding sequence ATGAGCGTCGCCACACCGTCCGGGGGGACAGCCTCCGGCCCCTCCCACGCCCGCAGGATCGTTCTCCTCCGCCATGCGAAGGCCGACTGGTCCGATACGTCCGACCATGACCGTCCGCTGGCCGAGCGGGGCCGCAAGGACGCCCCCGCGGTGGGCCGGATGCTCGCCCGTTCGGGGTTCTCCTTCGACCAGGCCCTGTGCTCCACCGCGAGCAGGACCCGCGAGACCTGGAAGCTCGCCGTCTCCGAACTGCCCCAGCGTCCCCGTACGGTCTACGAGGACCGGCTGTACGAGGCATCGCTCGGCGAGATCATCGCGCTGCTCAACGAGACCCCGGACGATGTGCGCGAGTTGCTGGTCATCGGGCACAACCCCGGGGTGCACGGCACCGCCGACGCACTCGCGGGCGAGGTCGAGGGCGATCTGCTCGCCCGGATGAGCCGCAGCGGATTCCCCACCTCCGCCTTCGCGGTGATCGAGTTCACCGGCTCCTGGAAGGCCGTGGAGCACGGAGTCGGCAGGCTCACCGGCTTCTGGACCCCGCACGACTGA
- the serB gene encoding phosphoserine phosphatase SerB, translating to MSASQNSDVRTLLVKIFGKDRPGITAGLFDTLAAYSVDVVDIEQVVSRGRLVLCALVTAPTVAGADEGELRATVHSWADSLKLQAEIISGTGDNRPRGIGRSHVTVLGHPLTAEATAAITARITSLGGNIDRMFRLAKYPVTAVEFAVSGAETEALRTALATESAEVGVDVAVVSAGLHRRAQRLVVMDVDSTLIQDEVIELFAAHAGCEDEVAKITAAAMRGELDFEQSLHARVALLEGLDASVVDKVRSEVRMTPGARTLIRTLKRLGFQVGVVSGGFTQVTDDLMERLGLDFASANTLEIVDGKLTGRVTGEIVDRAGKARLLRRFAAEAGVPLAQTVAIGDGANDLDMLNAAGLGVAFNAKPVVREAAHTAVNVPFLDTVLYLLGITREEVEAADGADAEH from the coding sequence ATGAGCGCTTCGCAGAACTCCGACGTCCGTACTCTCCTTGTGAAGATCTTCGGGAAGGACCGTCCCGGGATCACCGCCGGGCTCTTCGACACCCTCGCGGCCTACTCCGTCGACGTCGTCGACATCGAGCAGGTCGTCTCCCGTGGGCGCCTGGTCCTGTGCGCCCTGGTCACCGCACCCACCGTGGCCGGGGCCGACGAGGGGGAGCTGCGGGCCACCGTGCACAGCTGGGCCGACTCCCTCAAGCTCCAGGCCGAGATCATCTCCGGGACCGGCGACAACCGTCCGCGCGGCATCGGCCGCTCCCATGTCACGGTGCTCGGGCACCCCCTCACCGCCGAGGCCACGGCGGCCATAACCGCGAGGATCACCTCGCTGGGCGGCAATATCGACCGGATGTTCCGGCTGGCCAAGTATCCGGTGACGGCCGTGGAGTTCGCGGTCTCCGGAGCGGAGACGGAGGCACTGCGCACGGCGCTGGCCACCGAGTCCGCCGAGGTCGGCGTCGATGTGGCCGTGGTCTCCGCCGGGCTGCACCGCCGGGCGCAGCGGCTGGTCGTGATGGACGTGGACTCGACCCTGATCCAGGACGAGGTCATCGAGCTGTTCGCCGCGCACGCCGGGTGCGAGGACGAGGTCGCGAAGATCACCGCGGCGGCGATGCGGGGTGAGCTGGACTTCGAGCAGTCCCTGCACGCCCGGGTGGCGCTGCTGGAGGGTCTGGACGCCTCCGTCGTGGACAAGGTCCGCTCCGAGGTGCGGATGACGCCGGGCGCGCGCACCCTGATCCGCACACTGAAGCGGCTCGGCTTCCAGGTGGGCGTGGTATCGGGCGGCTTCACCCAGGTCACCGATGATCTGATGGAACGGCTCGGGCTGGACTTCGCCTCGGCGAACACGCTGGAGATAGTCGATGGGAAGCTCACCGGCCGGGTGACCGGGGAGATCGTGGACCGGGCGGGCAAGGCGCGGCTGCTGCGCCGGTTCGCCGCCGAGGCGGGCGTTCCGCTGGCGCAGACGGTGGCCATCGGCGACGGCGCGAACGATCTCGACATGCTGAACGCGGCCGGTCTGGGGGTGGCCTTCAACGCCAAGCCCGTGGTTCGCGAGGCGGCGCACACGGCGGTGAACGTGCCCTTCCTCGACACGGTGCTCTATCTGCTGGGCATCACCCGGGAAGAGGTGGAGGCGGCGGACGGCGCGGACGCCGAGCACTGA
- a CDS encoding FHA domain-containing protein → MGHGVRELVLELNGRTWALDPARSYTLGRDPQGDLVLEDARVSWRHATIGWDGRSWVIEDHGSTNGTYAEGRRIHRMELGPGSAVHVGNANDGPRINLSGPVGTPAARPAAQASYPSQESYEQQYDYQPQPLQQHESHPPYESHQQHGIPQPYAPQQSSPSYERSPQQPGTGPVPAERGPTTFHRLSLGRVMRIGRALENELVVADLQVSRHHAEFTATPDGRFQIRDLGSHNGTYVNGRPIAASATAVIGPGDIVGVGHSTFRIVGERLEEFIDTGEITFSARHLTVTVDGGRQILRDVSFGVPEKSLVGVIGPSGSGKSTLLKALTGYRPADEGDVLYDSRSLYKQFAELRRRIGLVPQDDILHKELTVRKALRYAAELRFPGDTGQDEREARIGEVLRELKLDAHQGKKISSLSGGQRKRVSVALELLTKPSLLFLDEPTSGLDPGMDRDVMQLLRSLADDGRTVLVVTHSVAELQLCDRVLVMAPGGAVAYFGPPDEALTFFGYTTWADVFSAFENYRDYDWSGRWRGSQHYQLYAADIDAVADAARTVPPPPARRVRPPKPQSWGSQLRTLIRRYVSVIASDRGFLALMLILPAVLGVVSAVVPAAYGLTAPDDGKDEFNSDAGTILLILAIGMCFSGAANSVRELIKERVIYERERATGLSRSAYLLSKVIVLGAITALQGVVLCAIGLLPRELPAEGLLLPPAVELGVVIIALGLTSMMAGLVISSLVRTAEKTMPLLVMFAIVQIVFTGVLFKVYATPGLEQLSWLMPSRWAVAGTGATLDLGRLMPPWDRDRPGDLDPLWEHTAGQWGINLTVLLLLGAVCGVAVARLLRRHEPEVMRS, encoded by the coding sequence GTGGGGCACGGAGTGCGGGAACTCGTACTGGAATTGAACGGCAGGACCTGGGCGCTCGATCCGGCGCGGTCGTACACCCTGGGGCGGGACCCGCAGGGAGATCTGGTCCTGGAGGACGCCAGGGTCTCCTGGCGGCACGCGACCATCGGCTGGGACGGCCGGAGCTGGGTCATCGAGGACCACGGCAGCACCAACGGCACCTATGCCGAGGGACGCCGTATCCACCGGATGGAGCTGGGCCCCGGCTCCGCCGTTCATGTGGGCAACGCCAACGACGGCCCCCGGATCAACCTCTCCGGCCCGGTGGGCACCCCCGCCGCCCGCCCGGCCGCCCAGGCGTCGTACCCGTCGCAGGAGTCGTACGAGCAGCAGTACGACTACCAGCCGCAGCCGCTTCAGCAGCATGAGTCTCACCCGCCGTACGAGTCCCACCAGCAGCACGGGATCCCGCAGCCCTACGCGCCTCAGCAGTCCTCCCCCTCGTACGAGCGGTCCCCGCAGCAGCCGGGCACCGGTCCCGTCCCGGCCGAACGCGGCCCCACCACGTTCCACCGGCTCTCCCTCGGCCGTGTCATGCGCATCGGCCGGGCGCTGGAGAACGAACTCGTCGTCGCCGACCTCCAGGTCTCCCGGCACCACGCCGAGTTCACGGCCACCCCCGACGGCCGCTTCCAGATCCGTGACCTCGGCTCCCACAACGGCACCTATGTCAACGGCCGGCCCATCGCCGCCTCCGCCACCGCGGTCATCGGCCCGGGCGACATCGTCGGCGTCGGGCACTCCACGTTCCGGATCGTCGGCGAACGGCTGGAGGAGTTCATCGACACGGGCGAGATCACCTTCTCCGCCCGCCATCTCACCGTCACCGTCGACGGCGGCCGACAGATCCTGCGCGATGTCTCCTTCGGCGTCCCCGAGAAGTCCCTCGTCGGGGTCATCGGCCCCTCGGGCTCCGGCAAGTCCACCCTGCTGAAGGCCCTCACCGGCTACCGGCCCGCCGACGAGGGCGATGTCCTCTACGACAGCCGCAGCCTCTACAAGCAGTTCGCCGAGTTGCGCCGCCGTATCGGCCTGGTCCCGCAGGACGACATCCTGCACAAGGAGCTGACCGTACGGAAGGCGCTGAGGTACGCGGCCGAGCTGCGTTTCCCCGGCGACACCGGCCAGGACGAGCGCGAGGCCCGCATCGGCGAGGTGCTGCGCGAGCTGAAGCTCGACGCGCACCAGGGCAAGAAGATCTCCTCCCTCTCCGGCGGCCAGCGCAAGCGGGTCTCGGTCGCGCTGGAGCTGCTGACCAAGCCGTCACTGCTCTTCCTCGACGAGCCCACTTCCGGCCTCGACCCGGGCATGGACCGCGATGTGATGCAGCTGCTGCGCTCGCTCGCCGACGACGGCCGCACCGTCCTCGTGGTCACCCACTCGGTCGCCGAGCTCCAGCTCTGCGACAGGGTGCTGGTCATGGCCCCCGGCGGCGCGGTCGCCTACTTCGGGCCCCCGGACGAGGCGCTCACCTTCTTCGGCTACACCACCTGGGCCGATGTGTTCTCCGCGTTCGAGAACTACCGCGACTACGACTGGTCGGGCCGCTGGCGCGGATCACAGCACTACCAGCTGTACGCGGCGGACATCGACGCCGTCGCCGACGCCGCCCGGACCGTGCCCCCGCCCCCGGCCCGGCGGGTCCGCCCGCCGAAGCCGCAGAGCTGGGGCTCCCAGCTCCGGACCCTGATACGCCGCTATGTCTCCGTCATCGCGTCCGACCGGGGCTTCCTGGCCCTGATGCTGATCCTGCCCGCCGTGCTCGGCGTGGTCAGCGCCGTGGTCCCGGCCGCGTACGGGCTCACCGCCCCGGACGACGGCAAGGACGAGTTCAACAGCGACGCCGGGACGATCCTGCTGATCCTCGCCATCGGTATGTGCTTCTCCGGCGCGGCCAACTCCGTCCGTGAGCTGATCAAGGAACGGGTGATCTACGAACGGGAACGCGCCACCGGCCTCTCCCGCTCGGCCTATCTCCTCTCCAAGGTGATCGTCCTCGGAGCGATCACGGCCCTCCAGGGCGTCGTCCTCTGCGCCATCGGCCTCCTCCCGCGTGAGCTGCCCGCCGAGGGGCTGCTGCTGCCGCCCGCCGTGGAGCTGGGCGTGGTGATCATCGCCCTGGGCCTCACCTCGATGATGGCGGGCCTGGTGATCTCGTCCCTGGTGCGCACGGCCGAGAAGACCATGCCGCTGCTGGTGATGTTCGCGATCGTCCAGATCGTCTTCACCGGTGTCCTCTTCAAGGTGTACGCCACCCCCGGACTCGAACAGCTCTCCTGGCTGATGCCCTCCCGCTGGGCCGTCGCGGGCACCGGGGCCACACTCGACCTGGGCCGGCTGATGCCGCCCTGGGACCGGGACCGGCCGGGCGACCTCGACCCGCTCTGGGAGCACACGGCGGGGCAGTGGGGGATCAACCTCACCGTACTGCTGCTGCTCGGAGCGGTCTGCGGCGTCGCCGTGGCCCGGCTGCTGCGCCGCCACGAGCCCGAGGTCATGCGCTCCTGA
- a CDS encoding transglycosylase SLT domain-containing protein gives MSASSIRSTRMTKARRASIAGIAAAGAAAVTLTLVPTNGATETKAAAEVAPVALQGAAGKPALLQLDSQKSAIETQVENAVKADAEVKAEAQAKLDAAAKKAAEERAADEAPASRTVAARTVAAPAAPAAVYPNNLDGWIREALSIMKKEGIPGSYNGLHRNIMRESSGNPMAINNWDINAVNGTPSKGLLQVIQPTFNAYHVSGTPFDLYHPVANIVAAANYAADRYGSIDNVFGAY, from the coding sequence ATGTCCGCGTCCAGCATTCGCAGCACCCGTATGACCAAGGCCCGCCGGGCCTCGATCGCCGGTATCGCCGCCGCAGGCGCCGCAGCCGTCACCCTGACGCTCGTGCCCACCAACGGCGCCACCGAGACCAAGGCCGCCGCCGAGGTCGCCCCGGTCGCCCTCCAGGGCGCCGCCGGAAAGCCCGCCCTGCTCCAGCTCGACTCCCAGAAGTCGGCCATCGAGACCCAGGTCGAGAACGCCGTCAAGGCGGACGCCGAGGTCAAGGCCGAGGCGCAGGCCAAGCTCGACGCCGCCGCCAAGAAGGCCGCCGAGGAGCGGGCCGCCGACGAGGCCCCGGCCAGCCGGACCGTCGCCGCCCGCACCGTGGCCGCCCCGGCCGCGCCCGCCGCCGTCTACCCGAACAACCTGGACGGCTGGATTCGTGAGGCACTGTCCATCATGAAGAAGGAAGGCATCCCGGGCAGCTACAACGGGCTGCACCGCAACATCATGCGGGAGTCCAGCGGCAACCCGATGGCCATCAACAACTGGGACATCAACGCCGTGAACGGCACGCCGTCGAAGGGTCTGCTCCAGGTCATCCAGCCGACCTTCAACGCGTACCACGTCTCGGGCACCCCGTTCGACCTGTACCACCCGGTCGCCAACATCGTGGCCGCGGCCAACTACGCCGCCGACCGCTACGGCTCGATCGACAACGTCTTCGGCGCCTACTGA